One window of Hylemonella gracilis genomic DNA carries:
- a CDS encoding M23 family metallopeptidase yields the protein MHVIITDPTWVSKRRSIHLNGTQLLLAGVTAMLVLLMAAAGLYHWVFLKGARENWPVIGSLVRWMVQDEMALRERFMRDNLDAMARRIGEMQAKLLQLESLSERVAGMAGIDPAQVRAKPGQGGALVEGLDSRPLSMQELQKIMSDLERATRRRTDMMAVAESRLFEQKVRTMMIPTSHPVEFGFGSGFGWRIDPFTGRAALHTGIDYQTPLGTPVLAAAGGVVVTSELRPDYGNLLEIDHGKDLITRYAHNSKLLVKKGDLIKRGQRVALSGNTGRSTGPHMHFEVLVRGVPQDPNKFMNASRSRLDQQLRFAATIQPSGLPPRPVRVMETGTDAAPLESANLDAAHAAAAQAGGKALAVPPVTAQPVPH from the coding sequence ATGCATGTGATTATCACGGACCCCACATGGGTGTCCAAGCGGCGTTCCATCCATCTGAACGGCACGCAACTGCTGCTCGCGGGTGTGACCGCGATGCTTGTGCTGCTGATGGCCGCCGCAGGTCTCTACCACTGGGTGTTTCTGAAGGGGGCGCGCGAGAACTGGCCGGTGATCGGCTCCCTGGTCCGCTGGATGGTGCAGGACGAGATGGCCCTGCGTGAGCGTTTCATGCGCGACAACCTGGACGCGATGGCGCGTCGCATTGGCGAGATGCAGGCCAAATTGCTGCAACTGGAATCACTGAGCGAGCGCGTGGCCGGCATGGCTGGCATTGACCCTGCTCAGGTGCGCGCCAAGCCGGGTCAGGGCGGCGCCTTGGTCGAGGGCTTGGACAGCCGTCCCTTGTCCATGCAAGAACTGCAAAAAATCATGTCCGATCTGGAGCGTGCCACGCGCCGGCGCACGGACATGATGGCGGTGGCCGAGTCGCGTCTGTTCGAGCAGAAGGTGCGTACGATGATGATCCCGACCTCGCATCCGGTGGAGTTTGGGTTTGGCTCGGGCTTTGGCTGGCGCATCGATCCGTTCACGGGCCGCGCGGCCCTGCATACGGGCATCGATTATCAGACGCCGCTGGGCACGCCGGTGCTGGCGGCGGCGGGCGGTGTGGTGGTGACGTCCGAACTGCGGCCCGATTACGGCAACCTGCTCGAAATCGATCACGGCAAGGACCTGATCACCCGGTACGCGCACAACTCCAAGCTGCTGGTCAAGAAGGGTGACCTGATCAAGCGCGGCCAGCGGGTGGCCTTGTCGGGCAATACCGGTCGTTCGACCGGCCCGCACATGCATTTCGAGGTGCTGGTGCGTGGTGTGCCCCAGGATCCGAATAAATTCATGAATGCCAGCCGCAGCCGGCTGGATCAGCAGCTCCGCTTCGCCGCCACCATCCAGCCGAGCGGCTTGCCGCCCAGGCCGGTGCGCGTGATGGAGACTGGCACGGATGCCGCGCCGTTGGAGTCTGCAAATCTGGACGCGGCCCATGCCGCAGCTGCCCAGGCGGGCGGCAAGGCGCTCGCGGTTCCGCCCGTCACGGCTCAGCCGGTCCCGCATTGA